The following are from one region of the Methanobacterium veterum genome:
- a CDS encoding tetratricopeptide repeat protein: MGWIYCPNCRNKISAKSTRCYYCGHPIKKESHQKERKTSNNVRFCLYVMGGIAAVITFIPVLLQSHFRYIWLFFLFIIFLVGYIFAYLFSYKFEDKKQKEALNKWLIKKPSRSTMLPVEEIYYYKGKTNQQLCQYGEALECYKKVLELNPDFEPAREAKKEVEKVIK, from the coding sequence ATGGGTTGGATATACTGTCCTAACTGCAGAAATAAGATAAGTGCAAAATCAACGAGATGCTACTACTGCGGACATCCGATTAAGAAGGAATCCCATCAAAAAGAGAGGAAAACTTCAAATAATGTGCGGTTTTGCTTATACGTAATGGGTGGAATTGCTGCAGTTATTACATTTATACCAGTGCTTCTTCAGTCTCATTTCCGTTATATCTGGCTGTTTTTTTTATTCATAATATTTTTAGTGGGTTATATCTTCGCGTACTTATTCTCATACAAATTTGAGGATAAAAAGCAGAAAGAGGCATTAAATAAATGGTTAATTAAAAAACCGTCAAGGAGCACTATGCTCCCAGTAGAAGAAATATATTATTATAAAGGCAAGACCAATCAACAGCTCTGTCAGTACGGTGAAGCATTGGAATGTTATAAAAAGGTCCTTGAATTAAACCCTGACTTTGAACCTGCCAGGGAAGCGAAAAAAGAAGTTGAAAAAGTTATTAAATAA
- a CDS encoding M24 family metallopeptidase has protein sequence MKIIDQMQKENIDTLLILNPNNINYLAGFMPSAASILVVKDEPVLLTNQMDMEDAILNSKIPVEELKPLKELKESLNGVIGLESSMNIQTFERLKKDAPFETKITGIVERMRSVKTNEELKNIEKALEIAEKAFKSTEFDDGKTENEIGAEIEYNMRLNGAKKASFDTIVASGKRSSLPHADVSMNKLERPIVIDWGALYNNYCSDTTRTIIETERHEEIFDIVLEAQKSAIAAIKPGVKACEVDKAARDVITEYGYGESFIHSTGHSVGLEVHESPSLSKRDETVIEKGMVLTVEPGIYLKDDFGVRIEDMVYVTNKGRVLNKIDAKINV, from the coding sequence ATGAAAATAATCGACCAAATGCAGAAAGAAAACATAGATACACTACTTATCTTAAACCCAAATAATATAAACTATTTAGCAGGATTCATGCCCTCAGCAGCGTCAATTTTGGTGGTAAAAGATGAGCCTGTACTTTTAACCAACCAGATGGACATGGAAGATGCCATCTTAAATTCAAAAATCCCTGTTGAAGAGCTTAAACCACTAAAAGAACTTAAAGAATCATTAAATGGTGTCATTGGGCTTGAAAGCTCCATGAACATTCAAACATTTGAGAGGCTGAAAAAAGACGCCCCTTTTGAAACCAAAATCACAGGTATTGTTGAGCGAATGAGAAGTGTAAAAACAAATGAAGAACTGAAAAACATTGAAAAAGCACTTGAAATTGCAGAAAAAGCATTTAAAAGTACTGAATTTGATGACGGTAAAACCGAGAACGAAATTGGGGCTGAGATAGAGTATAACATGAGGCTCAACGGCGCCAAAAAAGCTTCTTTTGATACTATCGTCGCGTCAGGGAAACGTTCTTCACTCCCACATGCTGATGTGTCCATGAATAAACTGGAAAGACCCATAGTAATTGATTGGGGCGCCCTTTACAACAACTACTGTTCAGATACCACAAGGACCATTATAGAAACTGAAAGACATGAAGAAATATTCGATATAGTACTTGAAGCCCAGAAAAGTGCAATAGCTGCCATAAAACCCGGTGTTAAAGCCTGCGAAGTGGATAAAGCTGCAAGGGATGTGATTACCGAGTACGGCTACGGTGAATCATTTATACATTCAACCGGCCACAGCGTAGGCCTTGAAGTGCACGAAAGCCCGTCTTTATCTAAACGCGACGAGACAGTGATTGAAAAAGGTATGGTCCTAACTGTAGAACCTGGTATTTACCTGAAAGATGACTTCGGTGTGAGAATTGAGGACATGGTATACGTGACAAATAAGGGACGTGTTTTAAACAAGATTGATGCAAAAATAAATGTTTAA
- a CDS encoding HIT family protein yields the protein MEVKCEYCQIPGAYGNLIYETEHWMIFLAPSQRFLGTGVVVLKRQCNKLSDLESDEWEEFREIVEKLEITLTKTFNPTLFNWSCFMNKAYRENPPNPEIHWHFIPRYAHKVEFEGITFEDPDFGYIPQPIERKVPEDIMAKLMDAIKGNL from the coding sequence ATGGAAGTAAAATGTGAATACTGTCAAATACCTGGTGCTTATGGAAATTTAATTTATGAAACAGAACACTGGATGATTTTCCTTGCTCCAAGCCAGAGATTCCTTGGAACAGGAGTAGTTGTGCTTAAAAGACAGTGTAATAAATTAAGCGACCTGGAAAGTGATGAATGGGAGGAATTTAGGGAAATTGTAGAAAAATTAGAAATCACTTTAACCAAAACATTCAATCCAACACTTTTTAACTGGAGCTGCTTCATGAATAAAGCATACAGGGAGAATCCGCCTAATCCTGAAATTCACTGGCACTTCATACCGCGTTATGCCCACAAGGTAGAATTTGAAGGTATAACTTTTGAAGACCCTGATTTTGGATACATTCCCCAGCCGATAGAAAGGAAAGTACCTGAAGACATCATGGCAAAGCTTATGGACGCGATTAAAGGAAACTTATAA
- the ercA gene encoding alcohol dehydrogenase-like regulatory protein ErcA has protein sequence MDIQNMELRKFVAPELVFGLDARLLAGRYAKNFGAQKVLIVSDPGIINAGWLDEILPVLESEGLPYEIYKDVKPNSKENDVIKGSELYKNEECNAIVALGGGSTLDCAKGIGIVSSNNKNILEFEGVDKVYNPIPPLICIPTTAGSSADVSQFAVIMDQKRKVKISIISKAVVPDVALIDPITTTTMDNYLTACTGLDALTHAIEAYVSNASSPLTDTHALNAIRLIWSSLAKIIHNPNDLGLRGNMMLGSLEAGLAFSNASLGAVHAMAHSLGGFLDLSHGECNAVLLDHVVDFNFDAEPVRYQRIGEAMGINFSRMTKIEKKTAIIHKLKHLKESIGIDHTLRQMGVKESDIAQLSKNAMEDSCIVTNPRRPEQKDIEEIFRNAL, from the coding sequence ATGGATATTCAAAATATGGAACTTCGAAAATTTGTTGCTCCGGAACTTGTATTTGGTTTAGATGCTCGACTTTTAGCTGGCAGATACGCTAAAAACTTCGGAGCCCAGAAGGTTTTGATAGTTTCAGATCCGGGAATTATCAATGCAGGATGGCTGGATGAAATACTACCTGTTTTAGAAAGTGAAGGGCTTCCATATGAAATTTATAAAGATGTTAAGCCTAATTCAAAGGAAAATGATGTAATAAAAGGGTCTGAACTGTATAAAAATGAAGAATGCAATGCTATAGTTGCACTAGGTGGCGGCAGTACTTTAGATTGTGCTAAAGGCATTGGAATTGTAAGTTCTAATAATAAAAACATACTTGAATTTGAAGGTGTGGATAAAGTTTATAACCCTATACCTCCTTTAATTTGTATACCCACCACTGCAGGATCATCAGCAGATGTTTCACAGTTTGCAGTAATTATGGATCAAAAAAGAAAAGTAAAAATATCAATTATCAGTAAAGCAGTAGTTCCAGATGTTGCTTTGATTGATCCTATCACCACAACAACTATGGATAACTATTTGACAGCTTGTACGGGTTTAGATGCGTTAACTCACGCTATTGAGGCCTATGTTTCCAATGCAAGTTCTCCACTTACTGATACTCATGCTTTAAATGCAATACGCCTTATATGGTCAAGTTTAGCAAAAATAATTCATAATCCTAATGATCTTGGGCTGCGTGGAAATATGATGCTTGGGAGTTTGGAAGCAGGACTGGCATTTTCAAATGCGAGTCTGGGAGCTGTCCATGCAATGGCACATAGTTTAGGTGGTTTCTTAGACTTGTCTCATGGAGAATGCAATGCAGTTCTTTTAGACCATGTTGTTGATTTCAATTTTGATGCAGAACCTGTAAGGTATCAGCGTATAGGTGAAGCGATGGGAATTAATTTCAGCAGAATGACTAAAATCGAGAAAAAGACAGCAATTATACATAAATTAAAGCATTTAAAAGAATCGATTGGAATTGATCACACCCTTAGACAAATGGGAGTTAAAGAGAGTGATATTGCTCAACTTTCAAAAAATGCAATGGAAGATTCATGTATTGTAACTAACCCCCGTAGGCCAGAGCAGAAAGATATAGAGGAAATATTTAGAAATGCACTTTAA
- a CDS encoding sensor histidine kinase, with the protein MPSNASDNWDSLREKIIGLGERSVHKSYYPELQQQIAELKRFKALLDQSNDAIFLLEMPSCLIADVNKSALDQLGYTQSEILNMSINDFIIPWEVNQMEKIFSDLMENRGTPDRRNVITTFLKSSLEEIPAEISISLVEFGNNFYVVMVARDITERMEAERALMQSEEKYRALFEYSPDFIILITPDGEIIDINKSTKSFINLFREDLIGKSILELGVLSEEDIRDFIEIGQELMNGEFVEPFEFKVIDINGQICWMEAHLSLLEKSRGDTSIQVILHNITKRKTYEKQIKQSLNEKEVLLKEIHHRVKNNLQIISSLLNLQSRYIEDENARGVFKESQNRIKSMALIHEKLYQSEDLTKIDFAEYIRSLTFHLFRSYSIDQSAVKLSINFEGVLFDIDTSIPCGLIINELISNSLKYAFPDGRKGKISVDLQLDQEKCVLTISDDGVGFPEGLDFQNTETLGLRLVNILVSQINGVIALDKCDGTSFKIEFTKLAYKERI; encoded by the coding sequence ATGCCCTCTAATGCTTCTGATAATTGGGATTCACTGCGTGAGAAGATAATTGGCCTGGGAGAACGTTCAGTCCATAAAAGTTACTACCCTGAACTTCAACAACAAATAGCTGAATTAAAACGTTTTAAAGCTCTTTTAGACCAAAGCAATGATGCTATTTTTCTTTTGGAAATGCCTTCATGTTTAATTGCTGATGTAAATAAATCTGCACTGGATCAGCTTGGATATACTCAAAGTGAAATACTTAATATGTCCATAAATGATTTTATAATCCCATGGGAAGTAAATCAGATGGAAAAAATATTCTCTGATTTAATGGAAAATAGGGGAACTCCAGATAGAAGAAACGTTATTACAACGTTTTTAAAAAGCAGTCTGGAGGAAATACCTGCAGAAATTAGCATAAGTCTGGTTGAATTTGGGAATAATTTTTACGTAGTGATGGTTGCAAGGGATATAACTGAACGTATGGAAGCTGAAAGAGCACTAATGCAGAGTGAAGAGAAATATAGGGCATTATTTGAATATTCCCCAGACTTTATTATACTTATAACTCCTGATGGGGAAATTATTGATATCAACAAATCAACTAAATCATTTATTAATTTATTTAGGGAAGATCTTATCGGTAAATCCATTTTGGAATTGGGTGTGCTGTCTGAAGAAGATATTAGAGATTTTATAGAAATTGGTCAGGAATTAATGAATGGAGAATTTGTTGAACCCTTTGAGTTTAAGGTAATTGATATAAATGGTCAAATTTGCTGGATGGAGGCGCATCTTTCACTGTTGGAAAAAAGCAGGGGTGATACTTCAATCCAGGTAATTTTGCATAATATTACAAAGCGTAAAACCTATGAAAAGCAGATTAAACAATCCTTAAACGAAAAAGAGGTACTTTTAAAGGAAATCCACCACAGGGTTAAAAATAACCTGCAGATAATAAGTTCTCTTTTGAACCTCCAATCAAGATATATTGAAGATGAAAATGCTCGGGGTGTATTTAAGGAAAGTCAAAACAGGATTAAATCGATGGCACTTATCCACGAAAAATTGTATCAGTCCGAGGATCTGACAAAGATAGACTTTGCAGAATATATAAGGAGTCTAACTTTTCACCTGTTCCGCTCCTACTCCATTGATCAAAGTGCTGTAAAACTTTCCATAAATTTTGAAGGTGTTCTATTTGATATTGACACATCAATTCCATGCGGGTTAATTATAAACGAGCTCATATCCAACAGCTTAAAATATGCTTTCCCTGATGGTAGAAAAGGCAAAATCAGCGTGGATCTTCAGTTAGATCAGGAAAAATGTGTACTTACAATTAGTGATGATGGTGTTGGGTTCCCTGAAGGCTTAGATTTCCAGAATACAGAAACACTGGGGTTAAGGTTGGTCAATATTTTAGTCAGCCAGATTAATGGTGTTATCGCACTTGATAAATGTGATGGAACTTCTTTTAAAATAGAGTTTACAAAATTAGCGTATAAAGAAAGGATTTAA
- a CDS encoding zinc metalloprotease, translating to MVKFTAREIRDIIISLLVISLAFDYIINGRDLDATIANFGYMVVVVGFGFVLHELAHKFTAIRYGYWAEYKMWFQGLILALITSYFGFVFAAPGAVYIHGYNIKKSENGIISLAGPATNIILAVLFLMAMPLAAQYNLLGLAVLGATINSFLAVFNLIPLVVLDGAKIFRWNPLIWIASMVLALILLAYSLFGVNIFSML from the coding sequence ATGGTAAAATTCACAGCAAGAGAGATCAGAGATATTATAATTTCACTGCTTGTTATATCACTTGCATTTGATTACATAATAAATGGACGCGATCTAGACGCTACAATCGCTAACTTTGGGTATATGGTGGTTGTAGTTGGGTTTGGATTTGTGCTGCATGAATTAGCTCATAAATTCACGGCTATAAGATACGGCTACTGGGCAGAATATAAGATGTGGTTCCAGGGTTTAATTTTAGCTTTAATTACATCATACTTTGGATTTGTATTTGCAGCGCCAGGGGCAGTTTATATCCACGGATATAATATCAAAAAATCGGAAAATGGTATAATATCCCTTGCAGGACCTGCTACTAATATAATACTGGCTGTGCTGTTTTTAATGGCAATGCCTTTAGCTGCACAATATAATCTTTTAGGGCTGGCTGTTTTAGGGGCTACAATAAACAGCTTTTTAGCAGTTTTCAATTTAATACCCCTCGTTGTACTTGACGGAGCTAAAATTTTCAGGTGGAATCCTTTAATATGGATAGCTTCAATGGTACTGGCGTTAATACTGCTGGCCTATTCATTATTTGGTGTCAATATCTTCAGCATGCTTTAA
- a CDS encoding YcaO-related McrA-glycine thioamidation protein, giving the protein MFKEVPVKYFGCTHRAMPPEETINWVKGKLKAAGVTRVAEITHLDRIGIPVYSAIRPSAAEGAVSIYAGKGATKDQAKASAMMEAFERYSAELSEDDIKNNLISACFGEMDGCMDPESLILPNLPFDLREKELNWVKSVNIRDDKEYLVPANSVFHPYVTSNDTSLFKSNTNGLASGNRVEEAIFHGMMEVIERDAWSIFETKRKKAVEIDLESIENPLIKELLDKFRKEGVDVKLVNLTSDIEAATIAAVSDDTVLKDPALLTLGVGTHLDPEIAAMRALTEVAQSRATQIHGTREDTTRAVFMRKAGYERMKRMNKHWFGESEEVIDLNEIKNHAGKSFKEDIETSMNLLEKVGFKDVLFVDLTREEIEIPVVRVIIPGLEVYSIDTTRVGKRLRQRAKAS; this is encoded by the coding sequence ATGTTTAAAGAAGTTCCAGTAAAATATTTCGGATGTACACACAGGGCAATGCCTCCAGAAGAAACTATAAACTGGGTAAAAGGTAAATTAAAAGCTGCAGGGGTAACAAGGGTGGCTGAAATAACTCACCTTGATAGAATTGGGATACCTGTTTATTCTGCAATAAGGCCGTCTGCTGCAGAGGGCGCTGTAAGTATTTACGCTGGAAAAGGGGCTACAAAAGATCAGGCTAAAGCATCAGCCATGATGGAAGCTTTTGAGAGATATTCTGCAGAGCTCTCAGAAGATGACATAAAAAATAATTTAATTTCAGCATGTTTTGGAGAAATGGATGGGTGCATGGATCCTGAATCACTTATACTGCCTAATTTACCCTTTGATCTGCGGGAAAAAGAATTGAACTGGGTAAAGTCAGTAAATATAAGGGACGATAAAGAATATCTGGTGCCGGCTAATTCTGTATTTCACCCGTATGTCACTTCGAATGACACCAGCCTATTTAAATCAAATACAAATGGACTTGCATCTGGAAATAGGGTAGAAGAAGCTATATTTCATGGTATGATGGAAGTTATTGAAAGGGATGCATGGAGCATATTTGAAACTAAGCGAAAAAAGGCGGTTGAAATAGACCTTGAATCCATCGAAAATCCCCTTATCAAGGAACTCCTGGACAAATTCAGAAAAGAGGGAGTGGATGTTAAGCTTGTAAATTTAACATCTGATATTGAAGCGGCCACAATCGCGGCAGTTTCAGATGATACTGTTTTAAAAGACCCTGCATTACTCACACTTGGTGTTGGAACCCATTTAGACCCTGAAATAGCAGCTATGAGGGCGTTGACTGAAGTGGCCCAGAGCCGCGCCACCCAGATTCACGGTACAAGAGAAGACACCACTAGGGCAGTTTTCATGAGAAAAGCGGGCTATGAGCGGATGAAACGGATGAATAAGCACTGGTTCGGTGAATCTGAAGAAGTTATTGATTTGAATGAGATCAAAAACCATGCTGGAAAATCTTTCAAGGAAGATATTGAAACGTCCATGAATCTTTTAGAAAAAGTAGGGTTTAAAGATGTTCTATTTGTGGACCTTACCCGAGAAGAAATTGAAATTCCTGTTGTAAGGGTTATAATTCCGGGTTTGGAAGTTTATTCTATTGATACTACTCGGGTTGGAAAGAGGCTCAGGCAAAGGGCAAAAGCCAGTTAA
- a CDS encoding methyltransferase family protein, with protein MAAQNSKISSGQIIFSVVWIVLLPVLLLVLAGDWFWIQGWFFNIWYIVLGFSTVIYLYFKDPELLLERLRKPGTGGEKGWDKYWLFIFLILFMIWFVIMPLDAKRYLWTINFPLWLEVIGGILLLIGFYFTFRALADNPYASAEVRIQKDRKQQVVSTGVYGFVRHPMYLGGITYLIGAPLLLGSKYGLLLGILMGIFIVVRIIGEEKALIGELEGYEDYKKKVKYRLIPFVW; from the coding sequence ATGGCAGCCCAAAACAGCAAAATCAGTTCTGGTCAAATAATATTTTCAGTTGTATGGATCGTTTTACTTCCAGTACTGCTTCTTGTTCTTGCGGGGGACTGGTTCTGGATTCAAGGATGGTTTTTTAATATATGGTATATTGTGCTGGGTTTTTCAACTGTTATTTATCTGTATTTTAAAGATCCGGAATTACTTCTTGAAAGACTTAGAAAGCCCGGAACAGGCGGAGAAAAGGGATGGGATAAATACTGGCTTTTTATATTTTTAATCCTGTTTATGATCTGGTTTGTAATCATGCCTTTAGATGCTAAAAGATATTTATGGACCATTAACTTCCCATTGTGGCTGGAGGTTATTGGGGGAATCTTATTATTAATTGGGTTTTACTTTACATTTCGGGCTCTGGCTGATAATCCCTATGCATCGGCTGAAGTTAGAATACAAAAAGATCGGAAACAGCAGGTTGTTTCAACAGGTGTTTATGGGTTTGTAAGGCATCCAATGTATCTTGGGGGAATAACATATTTAATAGGGGCGCCCTTACTTTTGGGCTCTAAATATGGGCTTTTGCTGGGTATATTAATGGGAATTTTTATTGTGGTAAGAATAATTGGAGAAGAAAAGGCGCTAATTGGAGAATTAGAAGGTTATGAAGATTACAAAAAGAAGGTTAAATACAGGTTAATTCCTTTTGTTTGGTAG
- a CDS encoding methyltransferase family protein → MDTEKNYEGFTVDEGKKEIITQTISLCIWFAFILFLSGNWFWIGGWIFALWFIGLTLARNIYLHRKDPELLKERSMKPGTGNQKGWDKYLMYIIGAIFITWFLIMPLDAQRFAWTTNFPVWLQVVGGILLVISFFFSYRAYTDNTFLSPLVRIQTERKQKVVSTGVYGFVRHPLYLGDALFFIGTPLLLGSKYGLILGVVMLFIIAVRIVGEEKMLVEDLEGYSDYQNKVKSRLIPFLW, encoded by the coding sequence GTGGATACTGAAAAGAATTATGAGGGCTTTACAGTAGATGAGGGAAAAAAAGAAATTATAACGCAAACTATTTCTCTTTGCATATGGTTCGCATTTATTCTTTTCCTTTCAGGAAACTGGTTCTGGATTGGAGGTTGGATATTTGCTCTGTGGTTTATTGGACTTACCCTGGCCCGAAACATTTATTTACATCGCAAAGACCCTGAATTACTTAAAGAAAGATCTATGAAACCTGGAACAGGTAATCAGAAGGGATGGGATAAATATCTCATGTACATAATTGGAGCGATCTTTATAACATGGTTTTTAATCATGCCGCTGGATGCTCAAAGATTTGCATGGACCACTAACTTCCCAGTATGGCTGCAGGTTGTTGGTGGAATCTTACTTGTAATATCATTCTTCTTCTCATACAGGGCATATACAGACAACACTTTCTTATCCCCATTAGTTAGAATACAAACAGAACGAAAGCAGAAGGTAGTTTCAACTGGAGTTTATGGGTTTGTAAGGCACCCTTTATATTTGGGAGATGCGCTGTTCTTTATAGGGACCCCACTTCTCTTAGGCTCTAAATATGGACTTATACTTGGAGTAGTGATGCTCTTTATCATTGCAGTGAGGATCGTTGGGGAAGAAAAGATGCTGGTTGAAGATCTGGAAGGATACTCTGACTACCAGAATAAAGTAAAAAGCAGGCTTATTCCATTTTTATGGTAA
- a CDS encoding response regulator, whose product MTDNLDSKSISSLSVLLVEDNIADARLIEEFLKEISINAVLHIVRDGKEAMEFLYLNCKYNGECKSTFVILDLNLPKMSGREVLKEIKSDDELKRIPVVILTTSTAEEDINECYNNHANCYITKPLDFDEFANTMNSIKSFWFNMAELPKI is encoded by the coding sequence ATGACGGATAATTTGGACTCTAAATCTATTAGTTCACTCTCTGTTTTATTAGTTGAGGATAATATTGCAGACGCCCGATTAATAGAAGAATTTTTAAAGGAGATTAGTATAAATGCAGTTTTGCACATCGTACGTGATGGAAAAGAAGCCATGGAATTTCTGTATTTAAACTGTAAATATAATGGGGAGTGTAAATCTACATTTGTAATTTTAGACCTAAATTTACCGAAAATGAGCGGCCGTGAAGTTTTAAAAGAAATTAAAAGTGATGATGAATTAAAGAGAATACCTGTGGTAATTCTTACAACTTCAACGGCAGAAGAAGACATAAATGAGTGTTATAACAATCATGCAAACTGTTACATCACTAAACCTCTTGATTTTGATGAATTTGCAAATACAATGAATTCAATTAAAAGTTTCTGGTTTAACATGGCAGAATTACCAAAGATTTAG
- a CDS encoding PsbP-related protein: MKKYAVLLMAVLAVVVFSSGCTSQGNNTYNFKGISFNYSSSWQEISNIKTQDALVGVGDPDSVDKPTNSVNTLVIVQKVPISSNSTLKQFYDDTYAQYAQDSTFQTISNKTIKVNGLTGYENVHKIMVNGVLKEERVVWLEKNGNAYVILCGALIGDFDGQQSNFNIVINSFKIQ; this comes from the coding sequence ATGAAAAAATATGCAGTTCTTCTAATGGCGGTTTTGGCAGTTGTAGTTTTTTCTTCGGGTTGTACAAGTCAGGGTAATAATACCTATAATTTTAAGGGAATATCCTTTAATTATTCTAGTAGCTGGCAGGAAATTTCAAATATTAAAACACAGGATGCGCTTGTGGGAGTTGGAGATCCAGATTCGGTAGATAAACCAACAAACAGTGTAAATACACTTGTAATAGTTCAAAAAGTACCAATATCTTCTAACTCTACATTAAAACAGTTTTATGATGATACATATGCTCAATATGCTCAGGATTCAACTTTTCAGACTATTTCTAATAAAACTATTAAAGTAAATGGTTTGACTGGTTATGAGAACGTCCACAAAATTATGGTAAATGGGGTTTTAAAGGAAGAACGGGTTGTCTGGCTTGAAAAAAATGGCAATGCCTATGTTATACTCTGCGGGGCATTAATTGGTGACTTTGATGGCCAACAATCAAACTTTAACATAGTCATAAACTCTTTCAAGATTCAATAA
- the pth2 gene encoding aminoacyl-tRNA hydrolase has product MKQVMVIRTDLKMGKGKIAAQSCHASLGAFKRADKRKIMKWELGGEKKVVVKVKDLKELYEIYEIVKRSDVPYYLVQDAGRTELPSGTVTCLGIGPDDDEKIDKITHDLKLL; this is encoded by the coding sequence ATGAAACAGGTCATGGTTATAAGAACAGATTTAAAGATGGGTAAAGGAAAGATTGCAGCCCAATCCTGTCATGCAAGTTTAGGTGCCTTCAAGAGGGCAGACAAAAGAAAAATTATGAAATGGGAATTAGGCGGCGAAAAGAAAGTTGTAGTTAAAGTTAAAGACTTAAAGGAACTTTATGAAATATATGAAATAGTAAAACGCTCTGATGTCCCTTATTATCTTGTTCAGGATGCTGGAAGAACTGAACTGCCAAGCGGTACAGTGACATGTCTGGGTATTGGGCCTGATGACGATGAAAAGATAGATAAAATAACTCATGATTTGAAATTGCTTTAA
- a CDS encoding amino acid kinase family protein, with protein MEWVVKVGGSLFPDDAIEFCRALVGKNAIVICGGGDLANKLREYDADIKFSDTAAHKTAILCMDILGMLVADKIDGAEAVYSMEDAKKVIDDGMLPILLPSRLFEYLDPLEHSWDVTSDSLSVYIAWLLKSKILIVTNVDGIYDVNPSIDGAKLLKSINAKKLLNFSETSVDVNLPELLLEYNLDCYVVNGKFPKRAISLIEGKNSKCTFIRGEKKL; from the coding sequence ATGGAATGGGTAGTTAAAGTTGGTGGAAGTTTATTTCCAGATGATGCTATAGAGTTCTGCAGAGCACTCGTGGGCAAAAATGCCATAGTTATCTGCGGTGGAGGCGATCTTGCAAATAAACTAAGGGAATATGATGCAGATATTAAATTCTCAGATACAGCTGCCCATAAAACTGCTATTTTATGCATGGACATTCTTGGAATGCTTGTTGCAGATAAAATAGATGGTGCAGAGGCAGTTTATTCTATGGAAGATGCAAAAAAGGTTATAGATGATGGAATGCTCCCTATATTGCTGCCTTCGCGATTATTTGAGTATCTTGATCCGCTTGAACACTCATGGGATGTGACATCGGATTCCCTATCAGTTTATATAGCATGGCTCCTCAAAAGCAAAATATTAATAGTAACAAATGTAGATGGTATATATGATGTCAACCCATCTATAGATGGTGCGAAACTTTTAAAAAGTATAAATGCAAAAAAACTACTGAATTTTAGTGAAACATCAGTTGATGTAAACTTACCTGAGCTTTTACTTGAATATAACTTGGATTGTTATGTTGTTAATGGAAAGTTTCCCAAGAGAGCTATTTCTCTAATTGAAGGTAAGAATTCTAAATGTACGTTTATTCGTGGTGAAAAGAAACTATAG
- a CDS encoding zinc finger domain-containing protein, with protein MAKAECVSCKQEISPVETCVKFKCPECDEVLYRCQKCRTFGHLYTCKCGFTGP; from the coding sequence ATGGCAAAAGCAGAATGTGTATCATGTAAACAAGAAATATCCCCTGTAGAAACATGTGTAAAATTCAAATGTCCAGAATGTGACGAAGTACTCTACAGATGTCAAAAGTGCCGAACATTTGGGCACCTTTATACCTGCAAATGTGGATTTACAGGTCCTTAA
- a CDS encoding elongation factor 1-beta: MGEVVATIKLMPESPEIDLEQLKSDIQTSIPEGAELHKIDEEPIAFGLVALNVMVIVEDQEGGTEKVEENLAKLSGVNSIEVTDTRRLM; encoded by the coding sequence ATGGGAGAAGTAGTAGCAACAATAAAATTAATGCCAGAAAGTCCTGAAATTGATTTAGAACAACTGAAATCAGATATTCAAACATCAATTCCTGAAGGCGCAGAACTTCATAAAATAGACGAAGAACCAATTGCGTTTGGTCTTGTAGCCCTCAACGTTATGGTCATTGTAGAAGACCAGGAAGGGGGAACTGAAAAGGTTGAAGAAAACCTCGCTAAACTAAGCGGAGTTAACAGTATAGAAGTTACTGATACTAGAAGATTAATGTAA